The DNA region gcgccatcaaggaggaggctgccaaggataaggccatcaaggaggaggcagatcccaagaaggagaactGAGGGGGCATAGCTTCGCCCCTGTACCGCCCTGCACGGTCTAGTGTATCATTTTGCAGATGAATTGAGCAATCACTGAACTTTTCTGATCCTATTTCCGTGTTTCACTCTCTGTTCCATTTATTCCGGTGACCGCTAAGAGAGACGGTGGCTAGTTCAAAGCTTCGCTCTATAAAATATGCCGGGAAACGATCAAGAAGTGTGTTTACTACGGGCTAATGACGCAGAGCTCCTCAACAGACGGTTTATGTGGTGATCAAGTTAATCTAGGCGTTGAGATATGGAGATTGAGACTTTCAAGTTGGCATGGGCACATTCTAAGTGAGTCTTGGAGATAATCAGAGACATTAACTGTTATCTAGGTTCGTCATCTCTACCTCCAGTACAAGGAACACGAAGGCTTGGTGATCTCCCATGCTAGATCAAGAGCCGCCAGCACCTCACCTGGCAGTGGCCCCTTCTCCAGATCAGTCAGGTTACTCTCCAGCTGAGATAGAGAGCTGACACCTATCACGACCCCGTCATTGCCATCATGAATTTTGAGCTTGCTGTGATGGACTAGCCACCGAAATGCGACTTCCAATAGGGTCAAGCCAAGCCTGTCCGCAACCGGCTTGATGACCTTCAAAGCTTCAAAGTTGACATCCTTGAAGTATCTCTCACGGTACATTGCGCCGACCACCGGATCATTCGTCGAATACCGACCGCCATCATCCGGGATCTCCTTGCTTTGATACCTTCCACTGAGTACACCTCCAGCGAGCGGGTTGTAAACAAGGACATCGATGCCGTACTTTCGGCAGCATGGCACCAACTCTTCCTCAATAGCCCGCGTCAAGCAGTTGTACATGGCCTGATAGACAGTTGGCTTGATCCACCCTCGCTGATCAGCAATGTTCCAGATTTCGGCGACCTCCCAGGCTGCGTAGTTGCTCAGACCCAACTGCTTGAACTTCCCCTGTTGATGCAGCTCATGGCAAGCTTCGAGCGTCTCTTGGAAGGGAACAGAGCGATCGGGCGCATGCAAGTAGAATATGTCAACAGAGTCTGAACCTAGCTCGTTTAGACTCTTGAACAGATTCTCTTTGACCACAGACTTGGAGTGATCTCCTGGTTTGTATGGGTACCACTTTGTCGCCAGCACAAGCTTGCGATCACGCCAGTTTGTACGCCTGGTCCACCCTTCTTGGTGTCCACCGACGTAAGTGCGGGCTGTATCAACTTGGT from Fusarium keratoplasticum isolate Fu6.1 chromosome 12, whole genome shotgun sequence includes:
- a CDS encoding Aldo-ket-red domain-containing protein: MVDMASPQVRPRAVLGLLTFGPDGTQSYGSRITSLDAFNECLDHFQSRGYNQVDTARTYVGGHQEGWTRRTNWRDRKLVLATKWYPYKPGDHSKSVVKENLFKSLNELGSDSVDIFYLHAPDRSVPFQETLEACHELHQQGKFKQLGLSNYAAWEVAEIWNIADQRGWIKPTVYQAMYNCLTRAIEEELVPCCRKYGIDVLVYNPLAGGVLSGRYQSKEIPDDGGRYSTNDPVVGAMYRERYFKDVNFEALKVIKPVADRLGLTLLEVAFRWLVHHSKLKIHDGNDGVVIGVSSLSQLESNLTDLEKGPLPGEVLAALDLAWEITKPSCSLYWR